In Raphanus sativus cultivar WK10039 chromosome 5, ASM80110v3, whole genome shotgun sequence, the following proteins share a genomic window:
- the LOC108862157 gene encoding long-chain-alcohol oxidase FAO3, producing MGNHTDARSFGHREVTAAEMESLASFCEAVLPPVPPPEEYLREDDHHRHKEALRSFYSTCGSQTPVARQTIDLIIKRGTMEAYLATRLVLFLLATRLGTLLICGTESLVSSWPFVEKFSELSLEKRERVLQKQFRNWFFTPIRAAFVYIKVAFLFCFFSRVSSNGENPAWEAIGYRVNLDENKPSEPQKERPLEKGIVETMKETEQTLLESLAQKGLEADQDADHDAIRIKCDAVVVGSGSGGGVAASVLAKAGMKVIVMEKGSYYTESDYPPFEGQGMDRLYENGGILPSIDGDLMILAGATVGGGSAVNWSACIKTPKSVLQEWSEDHKISLFGTKEYVSAMELVWKRMGVTETCEREGFQNQVLRKGCENLGINVQNVARNSSERHYCGSCGYGCRQGEKKGSDRTWLVDAVSHGAVVLTGCKAERFILEKNRGGKKKMKCLGVMAKSFNGNIAKKIKIEAKVTVSAAGSLLTPPLMISSGLRNRHIGRNLHLHPVLMAWGYFPDKESSNVNIKGTSYEGGIITSMSKVLSEDSEVRAIIETPALGPASFSVLCPWTSGVDMKKRMSRYSRTANLITIVRDRGSGEVRTEGRISYVVDKTDKENLIAGLRQSLRILIAAGAEEVGTHRSDGQKLICKGVDEKSIEEFLDSVDAVDGPKAMTEKWGVYSSAHQMGSCRIGEDEREGAVDLNGECWEAEKLFVCDASVLPSAVGVNPMITIMSTAYCISTRIVKSITTTGLSH from the exons ATGGGTAACCACACAGACGCCAGAAGTTTCGGCCACCGGGAAGTCACGGCGGCAGAGATGGAATCCCTAGCCAGCTTCTGCGAAGCCGTCTTGCCTCCAGTGCCGCCGCCGGAAGAATATCTCCGCGAAGATGATCACCACCGGCACAAAGAGGCTCTCCGGTCATTTTACTCAACTTGCGGGTCTCAGACTCCCGTTGCTCGCCAG ACCATTGACTTGATCATTAAACGAGGGACGATGGAAGCTTATCTTGCAACAAGACTAGTCTTGTTCCTGCTTGCTACTCGGCTCGGAACGTTACTCATTTGTGGAACAGAGAGTTTGGTCTCAAGCTGGCCTTTTGTCGAGAAATTCAGCGAGCTATCGTTGGAGAAGAGGGAAAGAGTACTTCAGAAACAGTTCAGAAACTGGTTCTTCACTCCTATTAGAGCTGCCTTTGTTTACATCAAAGTGGCCTTCctcttctgtttcttctctcGG GTTAGCTCAAATGGGGAGAACCCTGCATGGGAAGCCATAGGTTACCGCGTAAACCTCGATGAGAACAAACCTTCTGAACCTCAAAAAGAAAGACCTCTCGAGAAAGGGATAGTGGAGACCAtgaaagaaacagagcaaaCTCTCCTCGAATCACTTGCTCAAAAGGGCCTAGAAGCAGACCAGGACGCAGACCACGATGCCATCAGGATAAAATGCGACGCTGTGGTGGTCGGGTCCGGTTCAGGAGGAGGCGTAGCAGCTTCTGTGCTAGCAAAAGCTGGTATGAAAGTGATCGTCATGGAGAAAGGAAGCTACTACACAGAGTCTGACTACCCTCCTTTCGAAGGTCAAGGCATGGACAGACTATACGAGAACGGAGGGATCCTCCCAAGCATCGATGGAGACCTCATGATATTGGCTGGTGCAACAGTAGGAGGTGGATCTGCTGTGAACTGGTCTGCGTGTATCAAAACGCCCAAGTCAGTTCTTCAAGAATGGTCAGAAGATCACAAGATATCTCTGTTCGGTACCAAAGAGTATGTTTCGGCTATGGAGTTAGTGTGGAAGAGGATGGGTGTCACGGAGACGTGTGAAAGGGAAGGCTTTCAGAACCAGGTTCTGAGGAAAGGCTGCGAGAATCTCGGCATCAATGTCCAAAACGTTGCACGTAACTCCTCTGAGAGGCATTACTGCGGATCCTGCGGGTATGGATGCAGACAAGGAGAGAAGAAAGGAAGCGACAGGACGTGGCTTGTCGACGCTGTGAGTCACGGAGCTGTGGTTTTAACTGGATGTAAAGCGGAGAGGTTCATACTCGAAAAGAACAGAggagggaagaagaagatgaaatgtTTGGGAGTGATGGCCAAGTCTTTTAACGGAAACATAGCCAAGAAGATCAAGATCGAAGCTAAGGTGACGGTTTCGGCGGCGGGTTCCCTTCTAACACCTCCGTTGATGATCTCCAGCGGGTTGAGAAACCGACATATCGGTAGAAACCTTCACTTACATCCTGTCTTAATGGCGTGGGGTTACTTCCCGGACAAGGAATCTTCTAATGTCAACATCAAGGGAACATCCTACGAAGGTGGGATCATAACATCAATGAGCAAAGTGTTATCAGAAGATTCAGAAGTTAGAGCCATCATAGAGACGCCGGCACTAGGACCAGCCTCATTCTCGGTACTATGTCCATGGACCTCAGGGGTTGACATGAAGAAGAGAATGTCAAGATACTCAAGAACCGCGAATCTCATAACGATAGTTAGAGACCGCGGGTCAGGGGAGGTGAGAACCGAAGGCAGAATAAGCTACGTTGTGGATAAAACCGATAAAGAGAATCTCATAGCAGGGCTTAGACAGTCGTTGAGGATACTCATTGCAGCTGGAGCAGAGGAAGTGGGAACTCATAGAAGCGATGGGCAGAAACTGATATGTAAAGGGGTTGATGAGAAGTCGATAGAGGAGTTCTTGGACTCGGTGGATGCAGTGGATGGGCCAAAGGCGATGACTGAGAAATGGGGTGTGTATAGCTCAGCTCATCAGATGGGAAGCTGTAGAATTggagaagatgagagagaggGAGCGGTGGATTTGAATGGAGAGTGTTGGGAAGCTGAGAAGTTGTTTGTGTGCGATGCAAGTGTGTTGCCGAGTGCTGTTGGTGTTAATCCTATGATTACTATTATGTCTACTGCTTATTGTATCTCTACAAGAATTGTAAAGTCCATCACCACCACAGGTTTATCTCATTGA